The following proteins are encoded in a genomic region of Candidatus Angelobacter sp.:
- a CDS encoding CHRD domain-containing protein, producing MGGDFKGGLRTKNDQITMKRTILPLIAVGLFALNHTSFAAIENFTVSLDGAQDGGGGRTGSGSGTLTLDTTADTLTFNNIVWSGLSADSTASHIHGPAAAGVNTGVIYFLSSPQPFTTTGAGIRSGTISGTMNLTDPTQNGVAYPVANQIADLENGLWYINVHSTAFPGGEIRGQILPVPEPSTLALLGLGVGALVWRQRRKS from the coding sequence TTGGGTGGCGATTTTAAGGGCGGCCTTAGGACGAAAAACGACCAAATAACCATGAAAAGAACGATCCTTCCTCTCATCGCAGTTGGCTTGTTCGCTCTTAACCATACGTCATTCGCTGCCATTGAAAACTTCACTGTCAGCCTCGATGGGGCCCAGGATGGAGGTGGGGGCCGAACCGGATCAGGGTCAGGTACGCTGACGCTCGACACGACGGCAGACACACTGACCTTTAACAACATCGTTTGGTCCGGGTTATCGGCCGATTCGACCGCATCGCACATTCACGGCCCAGCGGCCGCCGGAGTGAACACCGGTGTAATTTATTTTTTGAGTTCACCACAACCTTTCACAACAACGGGGGCCGGTATCAGGTCTGGCACCATTTCCGGCACGATGAATCTGACGGATCCCACCCAAAATGGCGTCGCCTATCCGGTTGCCAATCAGATCGCCGACCTGGAAAACGGGCTTTGGTACATCAACGTCCACTCGACGGCTTTCCCCGGTGGTGAAATCCGAGGGCAGATTCTGCCTGTTCCCGAACCCTCGACGCTGGCTTTGCTCGGTTTGGGCGTGGGGGCGCTTGTCTGGCGGCAGCGCCGGAAGAGTTAA